A window of the Bacteriovorax sp. PP10 genome harbors these coding sequences:
- a CDS encoding 3'-5' exonuclease yields the protein MQSENTMDLTEAEKQKLWEFFPKGIIAIDLETTGLSPLVDRIIEVGAMKITPEGTVIYQTLINPEILIPEHTIAIHNITDEMVKDAPLLNDILSHLKEFMGDLPIIAHNAKFDLGFIVMGMQKANHELAANEIYCSCKLARQTHMEVTNHKLSTLVKELNIPLVNHHRATDDAFASLKIFMSSLERIKTPLSPMLKRYGLLFSLTDFEKIKMEDLPPHLSKLELLVKEAAVVEILYSGGNHKKEYRPVKLTSLLNTPDGNILYARCLWSDMQKSFKLNKVTDLRKPSAEDIQKWLAKK from the coding sequence ATGCAAAGCGAAAACACCATGGATTTAACCGAGGCCGAGAAGCAGAAACTCTGGGAATTTTTTCCTAAGGGCATCATTGCCATCGATCTTGAAACCACAGGGCTATCGCCTCTTGTCGATCGCATTATTGAAGTCGGTGCGATGAAGATAACGCCCGAAGGAACTGTGATTTATCAGACGTTAATTAACCCTGAAATCCTGATCCCAGAGCACACAATTGCCATTCACAATATCACTGACGAAATGGTGAAAGACGCCCCACTTCTAAACGATATTCTTTCTCACCTAAAAGAGTTTATGGGCGACCTGCCAATAATCGCTCACAATGCTAAGTTCGACTTAGGGTTCATCGTGATGGGTATGCAGAAGGCCAATCATGAGCTTGCAGCCAACGAGATTTATTGTTCTTGCAAGCTGGCAAGACAAACGCACATGGAAGTCACCAACCATAAACTTTCAACTTTGGTAAAAGAATTAAATATCCCTTTAGTAAATCATCACCGTGCCACAGATGACGCGTTTGCATCTCTGAAAATATTTATGAGTTCATTGGAGAGAATTAAAACTCCTCTTTCACCAATGCTTAAGCGTTATGGCCTTCTATTTTCGTTAACTGATTTTGAAAAAATTAAAATGGAAGACCTTCCTCCGCATTTAAGTAAACTAGAATTACTTGTGAAAGAAGCTGCAGTAGTTGAGATTTTATATAGCGGTGGAAATCACAAGAAAGAATATAGACCAGTAAAGCTAACTAGTTTATTAAACACTCCCGACGGAAATATTCTATATGCACGTTGCCTATGGAGTGATATGCAGAAATCGTTTAAGCTTAACAAAGTAACTGATCTTCGCAAACCATCAGCAGAAGACATACAAAAGTGGCTCGCAAAAAAATGA
- a CDS encoding KamA family radical SAM protein, which produces MSWTHEFKDALKTREDLSEFFETDFPEIKFPLFIPKVFAAKILMAGPDSPLWKQFLPHSEEDSNLGRLDPIGDKVHAKNNQLIHRYENRVLFTPTTVCPVLCRYCFRKNELSEKDEIFDQKFKEAIAYLTVNPEINEVIFTGGDPFILSNEKLALYIQEFSEVESIKYIRFHTRTPVILPSRIDEGLLAVLTSASALFKRCMVMIHVNHVSELTEDVRDAIALLNENHIEVFSQSVLLKGVNDTTEDLYNLFSELADLKVKPYYLHHPDEARGAMHFYMGLEEGRRIFAPLHNKLPGWALPQYIIDIPGGEGKTSAFNPESFEFNGSLINRNGEKVKIN; this is translated from the coding sequence ATGAGCTGGACTCACGAATTTAAAGACGCATTAAAGACTCGCGAGGATTTATCAGAATTCTTCGAAACTGATTTCCCTGAAATCAAATTTCCGCTTTTTATTCCGAAAGTTTTTGCTGCTAAAATTTTAATGGCAGGGCCTGATTCTCCCCTGTGGAAACAGTTTTTACCTCATAGTGAAGAAGACTCTAATCTAGGTCGATTAGATCCGATTGGTGATAAAGTTCACGCTAAAAATAATCAACTGATTCATCGTTATGAAAATAGAGTTCTGTTTACACCGACAACGGTGTGCCCAGTACTATGTCGATACTGCTTTAGAAAAAATGAACTCTCTGAAAAAGATGAGATCTTTGATCAGAAGTTTAAAGAAGCGATTGCTTATTTGACGGTGAATCCTGAGATCAACGAAGTGATTTTCACTGGTGGTGATCCGTTTATTTTGAGTAATGAAAAACTAGCTTTATATATTCAGGAATTTTCTGAAGTTGAATCAATTAAGTATATTCGCTTTCACACGCGTACACCTGTGATTCTTCCTTCTCGTATTGATGAAGGACTACTCGCGGTTTTAACGAGTGCTAGTGCGCTTTTTAAGCGTTGTATGGTGATGATTCACGTGAATCATGTGAGTGAGTTAACTGAAGACGTTCGAGATGCGATTGCTCTGTTGAATGAGAATCACATTGAAGTGTTTTCTCAGAGTGTTCTACTGAAGGGTGTGAACGATACAACGGAAGATCTTTATAACTTGTTTTCTGAGTTAGCAGATTTGAAAGTTAAGCCTTATTACCTACATCATCCTGATGAAGCTCGCGGTGCGATGCATTTCTATATGGGACTTGAAGAAGGCCGCAGGATCTTTGCTCCCCTTCACAATAAACTGCCTGGTTGGGCACTGCCCCAATACATAATCGACATTCCTGGTGGCGAAGGGAAAACTTCTGCGTTTAACCCGGAAAGCTTTGAATTTAATGGGTCTTTAATTAACCGAAATGGAGAAAAAGTTAAAATTAATTGA
- the lpdA gene encoding dihydrolipoyl dehydrogenase, translating to MKTFDVVVLGSGPGGYVAAIRASQLGKKVAIVEMDKLGGVCLNRGCIPTKAVLKAAHSVHELADMKEYGIDVDVKGLNGATAVKRATGIAEGMSKGIAFLMKKNKIEVISGFGKIKSKTTLEVKTATAVETLTFTNLIVATGAHYKSFPGLEHDGKRLIGAWEAVKMETLPKSIGIIGAGAIGVEFAYFWNAFGVEVHIFELQKHLLPIEDDDSSIEVEKAYKKYGIKMNLGIEGVRAVNNGKDVSIFSKEGGKEVEYKFEMGLIAVGMTGNIDNIGLEAVGIKTDRGFIAVNDMYQTTTPNIYAIGDVAGPPLLAHAASHEGVTAAEHMSGLHPHAIDKMNIAGCTYCQPQVASVGYTERELKAKGIEYKVGKLPFQANGKAVASNEKVGFVKTLMGKHGEMLGAHIVGVHATELIHEYVLFKTMEGIDEEIFATIHPHPTLGEWLGEAVLASKNRALNF from the coding sequence ATGAAAACTTTTGATGTTGTTGTTCTGGGCTCAGGTCCAGGTGGTTATGTGGCTGCAATTAGAGCAAGCCAGTTAGGAAAGAAAGTTGCGATCGTAGAAATGGATAAACTTGGTGGGGTGTGCCTTAACCGTGGTTGTATTCCAACTAAAGCTGTTTTAAAGGCAGCTCACTCAGTTCACGAACTTGCAGACATGAAAGAATACGGAATCGATGTAGACGTAAAAGGTCTTAACGGTGCAACGGCTGTAAAGCGTGCAACTGGTATCGCTGAAGGAATGTCGAAAGGTATCGCTTTCTTGATGAAGAAAAACAAAATCGAAGTTATTTCTGGTTTTGGAAAAATCAAATCAAAAACAACTCTTGAAGTAAAAACAGCAACTGCTGTTGAAACACTTACGTTCACAAACCTAATTGTTGCAACTGGTGCTCACTATAAATCTTTCCCAGGCCTTGAGCATGATGGAAAGAGACTTATTGGTGCATGGGAAGCTGTAAAAATGGAAACTCTTCCAAAGTCTATCGGTATCATTGGTGCCGGAGCTATCGGAGTTGAGTTCGCATACTTCTGGAATGCTTTCGGTGTTGAAGTTCATATTTTCGAACTTCAAAAACACTTACTACCTATCGAAGATGATGATTCATCAATCGAAGTAGAAAAAGCTTACAAAAAATACGGAATCAAAATGAATCTTGGTATTGAAGGCGTTCGCGCAGTTAATAACGGGAAAGACGTTTCTATCTTCTCAAAAGAGGGTGGAAAAGAAGTTGAATACAAATTCGAGATGGGTCTGATTGCAGTTGGTATGACTGGAAACATCGACAACATCGGTCTTGAAGCTGTTGGTATCAAAACTGACCGCGGATTCATCGCTGTAAACGATATGTACCAAACAACAACTCCAAACATCTACGCTATCGGTGACGTTGCTGGTCCTCCTCTTCTTGCTCACGCAGCTTCTCATGAAGGTGTTACAGCAGCTGAGCACATGTCTGGATTACATCCACATGCAATCGATAAAATGAACATCGCTGGTTGTACTTACTGTCAGCCACAAGTTGCTTCAGTTGGTTACACCGAAAGAGAACTTAAAGCGAAAGGTATCGAGTACAAAGTTGGTAAACTTCCATTCCAAGCTAACGGTAAAGCTGTTGCTTCGAATGAAAAAGTTGGTTTCGTTAAAACTCTTATGGGGAAACACGGAGAAATGCTGGGAGCACACATTGTTGGTGTTCACGCTACTGAGTTAATTCATGAGTACGTTCTTTTCAAAACTATGGAAGGAATTGACGAAGAAATTTTCGCAACTATTCACCCGCATCCAACTCTTGGTGAGTGGTTAGGTGAAGCGGTTCTTGCTTCTAAGAATAGAGCGTTGAACTTCTAA